One region of Flavobacterium pisciphilum genomic DNA includes:
- a CDS encoding DUF3754 domain-containing protein, whose protein sequence is MKQEHYIPFNKEFLLEQQINSFPEDKKRVNDFNKLFDIIEHYYHYEAFNLNRNLKQNYALFDPDLSSKEREGFIGKSDFGVFKETLKTVLADGNYTRIDKETLDEAFKESDLIGLNLAIDFNAFKDYELYVRGHHKAKETVTKFIFWKKEIEIEYYDRVMIYLNYNDADYLSEKKVKLGKGPIDPGTVVLKIFKRVPKNDLETIFPNAIPMMSTSDKLLLWVPGIFGGVSLLSTTVIPALIGMYGAYQSGEAIDLLNSKTSLNQGLIALGVLSAYLFRQYSNFVNKKIKYSKMLSDSLYFKNVGNNSGVFYSLLNSSEEEILKETILAYVFLNRSKNPLTAEELDNQIESWFKTKLDTELDFDVNDALLKLKSIGLGIEKNGKWEVISLEKALVTIDELWDTIFDYNQKGAEVSIG, encoded by the coding sequence ATGAAGCAAGAACATTATATTCCTTTTAATAAGGAGTTCTTACTCGAGCAACAAATAAACTCTTTCCCAGAAGACAAAAAAAGAGTTAATGATTTTAATAAGCTCTTCGATATCATCGAACATTATTACCATTATGAAGCTTTTAATCTTAATCGTAATCTAAAACAAAACTATGCTTTATTTGATCCTGATTTAAGCTCAAAAGAGCGAGAAGGATTTATCGGTAAAAGTGACTTTGGTGTTTTTAAAGAAACACTTAAAACAGTTTTAGCCGATGGTAATTATACTCGTATTGATAAGGAAACTTTAGATGAAGCTTTTAAAGAATCGGATTTAATAGGTTTGAATCTTGCTATAGATTTTAATGCTTTTAAAGATTATGAATTGTATGTTAGAGGACATCACAAGGCAAAAGAAACGGTAACTAAATTTATTTTCTGGAAGAAAGAAATAGAGATAGAATACTATGATCGTGTTATGATTTATCTAAATTATAATGATGCGGATTATCTTAGTGAGAAAAAAGTAAAATTAGGAAAAGGACCTATTGATCCCGGAACAGTAGTTTTAAAAATATTTAAGCGTGTTCCTAAAAATGACCTCGAAACGATTTTTCCTAATGCGATTCCTATGATGTCGACTAGTGATAAATTATTATTATGGGTTCCAGGTATTTTTGGAGGTGTTTCGTTATTGAGTACAACTGTTATTCCTGCATTAATAGGTATGTATGGAGCATACCAATCGGGAGAAGCGATAGATTTATTAAATAGCAAAACATCGCTTAATCAAGGTTTAATTGCATTAGGAGTATTGTCTGCTTACTTATTTCGTCAGTACAGTAATTTTGTAAATAAAAAGATTAAGTATTCTAAGATGCTTTCAGATAGTCTTTATTTTAAGAATGTAGGAAATAATAGTGGTGTGTTTTATTCTTTATTGAACTCTTCAGAAGAAGAAATATTAAAGGAGACTATTCTAGCTTATGTATTTTTGAATAGAAGTAAAAATCCTTTGACAGCTGAAGAACTCGATAATCAGATTGAATCTTGGTTTAAAACAAAGTTAGATACAGAACTGGATTTTGATGTAAATGATGCTTTGTTGAAATTAAAAAGTATTGGGCTAGGTATAGAAAAAAACGGAAAATGGGAAGTCATCTCATTAGAGAAAGCTCTTGTTACAATTGATGAATTATGGGATACTATTTTTGACTACAATCAGAAAGGTGCTGAGGTTTCTATTGGTTAA
- a CDS encoding isoaspartyl peptidase/L-asparaginase family protein, whose translation MTNSNRRNFIKTAAIASVAVALQSFNTDSEEEKIIVSKKVKKPIVLSTWKFGIPANEAAWKVLKNKGSAVDAVEAGVKIPEGDPKERSVGYGGRPDRDGRVTLDACIMDENANIGSVACLEYIKHPISVARAVMEKTPHVMLVGDGALQFALEQGFKKENLLTAESEKEWKEWLKDSQYKPIANIENHDTIGMIALDANGNLSGACTTSGMAFKMHGRVGDSPIIGAGLYVDNEIGAATATGHGEEVIRISGCHLVVELMRQGKSPQSACEEAVARIVKLTKNRNKELKDIQVGFIALNKAGEYGSYCIQGGFNYAVYDDTGNRLIDADYFLK comes from the coding sequence ATGACAAACTCCAATCGTAGAAATTTTATAAAAACGGCAGCAATCGCTTCGGTAGCGGTGGCATTGCAATCTTTTAATACAGATTCTGAAGAAGAAAAAATAATTGTATCCAAGAAAGTAAAGAAGCCCATTGTGCTTTCTACATGGAAGTTTGGGATTCCTGCTAATGAAGCTGCTTGGAAAGTTTTAAAAAATAAAGGCAGTGCTGTAGATGCAGTAGAGGCAGGAGTTAAAATTCCTGAAGGTGATCCAAAAGAAAGAAGTGTTGGATATGGAGGGCGCCCAGATAGAGACGGACGTGTAACATTGGATGCTTGCATTATGGATGAAAATGCTAATATTGGCTCTGTAGCATGTTTAGAATATATAAAACATCCAATTTCGGTAGCAAGAGCAGTAATGGAAAAAACACCACACGTGATGTTGGTTGGAGATGGAGCTTTGCAATTTGCTTTAGAGCAAGGTTTTAAAAAAGAAAACCTATTAACAGCTGAGTCAGAGAAAGAATGGAAAGAATGGTTAAAAGACAGTCAGTATAAACCCATTGCTAATATTGAAAATCACGATACGATAGGGATGATAGCTCTGGATGCCAACGGAAATCTTTCGGGAGCCTGTACAACAAGCGGAATGGCTTTTAAAATGCATGGACGTGTTGGAGATTCACCAATTATTGGAGCAGGTTTGTATGTTGATAATGAAATAGGAGCGGCAACGGCTACAGGGCATGGCGAGGAAGTAATTAGAATTTCAGGTTGTCATCTAGTTGTAGAACTGATGCGACAAGGAAAATCACCTCAAAGCGCTTGCGAAGAAGCAGTAGCTAGAATTGTTAAGCTAACCAAGAACAGAAATAAAGAACTAAAGGATATTCAGGTAGGATTTATTGCCTTGAACAAAGCAGGAGAGTATGGTTCTTACTGTATTCAGGGTGGTTTTAATTATGCAGTTTATGACGATACAGGAAATCGTTTAATTGATGCTGATTACTTCTTGAAGTAA
- a CDS encoding ROK family protein, protein MNKEYAVGLDIGGTHITAAVIDIVGMKVIDFSVHKESFDSNMPVEEVMSIWEKAITSSIESSKVEKTTGLAVCMPGPFDYANGVCWIKGQSKYEHFYGLNVRDLFKDKLNLSSDFPILFENDAVCFGKGEVFKDVDNLSKKVMAITLGTGLGACFIDKGESISTGDLVPKDGEIYDLPYKEGIAEDYVSARGLIAGYFALSGKKLNNGLELFNLAKAGDTLAVRVFEEMGEDLATIVSPWFENFSVDSFIIGGKIANASEFFLPSFNKKIKEAGRNVDVSISTDNEKAALLGATSLLYKA, encoded by the coding sequence ATGAATAAAGAATATGCCGTTGGATTAGACATTGGAGGCACACATATTACCGCAGCAGTCATAGATATAGTAGGTATGAAAGTGATTGACTTTTCTGTGCATAAAGAATCATTTGATTCAAATATGCCGGTGGAAGAAGTTATGTCTATTTGGGAAAAAGCAATTACTAGCTCTATAGAAAGTTCGAAGGTGGAAAAAACAACTGGGTTAGCGGTTTGTATGCCTGGTCCGTTTGATTATGCAAATGGAGTTTGTTGGATAAAAGGACAATCCAAGTACGAACACTTTTATGGATTAAACGTTAGAGATTTATTTAAAGATAAACTTAATCTTTCAAGTGATTTCCCGATTTTGTTTGAGAATGATGCGGTTTGTTTTGGAAAAGGGGAAGTTTTTAAAGATGTAGATAACCTTTCTAAAAAAGTAATGGCAATTACACTTGGCACAGGCCTTGGCGCTTGTTTTATTGATAAAGGAGAGTCAATTAGTACAGGCGATTTAGTACCAAAAGATGGTGAAATATATGATCTTCCATATAAAGAGGGGATAGCTGAAGATTATGTTTCTGCACGTGGACTTATAGCCGGTTATTTCGCTTTAAGCGGAAAAAAACTAAACAATGGTTTAGAACTTTTTAATCTAGCTAAAGCTGGAGATACATTGGCGGTAAGAGTGTTTGAAGAAATGGGTGAAGATTTGGCTACAATAGTTAGTCCGTGGTTTGAGAATTTCTCAGTAGATAGTTTTATTATAGGAGGAAAGATTGCAAATGCCAGTGAATTTTTCTTGCCGTCTTTCAACAAAAAAATAAAAGAAGCGGGAAGAAATGTTGATGTTTCTATTTCTACAGATAATGAAAAAGCAGCTTTATTAGGAGCTACAAGTTTGCTTTACAAAGCGTAG
- a CDS encoding glycoside hydrolase family 125 protein, with protein sequence MQSRRKFIKNTGILSAGLMALQTDVFALQSDGFNFTVKDFITKRPPLTERKFTSKAVEAAIVRIKKQIANPELAWLFENCFPNTLDTTVDFEIIDGKPDTYVITGDIDAMWLRDSTAQIWPYIPFVKEDKKLAELVKGVINRQTKCILLDPYANAFYKDFAQVSEWKNDMTKMQPGIHERKWEIDSLCYPIRLAHGYWKETGDISLFDSKWKEAMLLVLQTFKEQQRMHDKGPYNFQRVTAWATDGVPLSGYGYPVKPCGLIVSTFRPSDDSTLFGYLIPSNMFAIEVLGYLIEIFSLPALKDNDLVAKAKELQEQVQKGLEENGIIEHPKFGKIIAFEVNGYGSFHMMDDANVPSLLSLPYLGAIAPDSSLYLNTRKVVLSDNNPFFYKGKAGEGIGGPHTGTDTIWPMSIVLRAITSVDEKEIKMCISNLIKTNADTGFMHESFHKDDVTKFTRKWFAWANTLFGEMIVHTSIHYPQILKDKNI encoded by the coding sequence ATGCAATCACGTAGAAAATTTATAAAAAATACAGGAATTTTATCAGCAGGATTAATGGCTCTTCAAACGGATGTTTTTGCACTTCAATCAGACGGTTTTAATTTTACTGTGAAAGATTTTATTACCAAAAGACCGCCATTGACCGAAAGAAAATTTACTAGTAAAGCGGTCGAAGCAGCAATTGTAAGAATCAAAAAACAAATTGCAAATCCAGAACTAGCTTGGTTATTTGAGAACTGTTTCCCAAATACATTAGATACTACAGTTGATTTTGAAATCATTGATGGAAAACCAGATACATATGTAATTACAGGAGATATTGATGCAATGTGGCTACGTGATAGTACAGCACAAATATGGCCGTATATTCCGTTTGTAAAAGAAGATAAAAAACTGGCAGAATTGGTAAAAGGAGTAATCAACCGCCAAACAAAATGTATTTTGCTAGATCCTTATGCAAACGCTTTTTATAAAGATTTTGCACAAGTAAGTGAGTGGAAGAATGATATGACCAAAATGCAACCGGGTATACACGAGCGCAAATGGGAAATAGACAGTTTATGCTACCCAATCCGATTAGCACATGGATATTGGAAAGAAACGGGAGATATAAGCTTGTTTGATAGCAAATGGAAAGAAGCGATGCTTTTGGTGTTGCAAACATTCAAGGAGCAACAAAGAATGCATGATAAAGGACCATATAACTTCCAGCGAGTTACAGCTTGGGCTACCGATGGAGTTCCATTGTCAGGTTATGGCTATCCAGTAAAACCATGTGGATTAATTGTTTCAACTTTTAGACCAAGTGATGATAGTACTTTGTTTGGATATTTGATTCCAAGTAATATGTTTGCTATAGAGGTGCTAGGATATCTTATCGAAATCTTTTCTTTACCAGCATTAAAAGACAATGATTTGGTTGCTAAAGCAAAAGAATTACAAGAACAGGTTCAGAAAGGATTAGAAGAAAATGGAATCATAGAACACCCTAAATTTGGAAAAATTATTGCTTTTGAAGTAAACGGATATGGAAGTTTTCATATGATGGATGATGCCAACGTACCATCGTTATTATCATTGCCTTATTTAGGAGCTATAGCACCAGATAGTTCACTTTATCTTAATACACGAAAAGTAGTACTATCTGATAATAATCCGTTTTTTTACAAAGGAAAAGCAGGTGAAGGAATTGGAGGACCACACACTGGAACAGATACGATCTGGCCGATGAGTATTGTGTTGAGAGCGATTACGAGTGTTGATGAGAAAGAGATAAAAATGTGTATTAGTAATTTGATAAAAACAAATGCCGATACAGGATTCATGCATGAGTCTTTCCATAAAGACGATGTTACTAAGTTTACTCGAAAATGGTTTGCTTGGGCGAATACACTTTTTGGAGAAATGATAGTACACACAAGTATTCATTATCCACAAATTTTGAAAGATAAAAACATCTAG
- a CDS encoding GH92 family glycosyl hydrolase, which yields MKIKSLIFLGLLQCCVFVNAQVKTLDPVEYVNPLMGTQSLSNLSNGNTYPAICRPWGMNFWTPQTGKMGDGWAYVYTAEKIRGFKQTHQPSPWMNDYGQFSIMPVTGKLTFTENERGSWFSHKAEVSKPYYYSVYLADYDVTTEITATERAAHFQITFPENEQSSIVIDAFDKGSYVKIIPSENKIIGYTTRNSGGVPNNFKNYFVLQFDKPFETNYTWHDKVLEKAKIELKGNHVGAVVGFKTKRGEKINVRVASSFISLEQAELNLKNELGTATFDETVTESKQEWNKILGKLIVDGGSEEQLKTFYSCLYRTVCFPQKQYEIDAKGKIIHYSPYNGKVLPGYMYAGTGFWDTFRALYPLLNLMYPSINKEMQEGLINDYKEGGFLPEWSSPGFRNVMVGNNSASVVSDAYIKGLRGYDINKLYEALLHGANNEGPMDAVGRKGVEYYNTLGYVPYDVRINENAARTLEYAYDDFTIWKLAKALNRPEKEISLFEKRMMNYKNLYNPEIGLMSGRNKDGSFPKNFNPFKWGDAFTEGNAWHYSWSVFHDINGLIDLMGGEKKFTAKLDAVFTTPPIFDDSYYGSVIHEIREMQIMNMGQYAHGNQPIQHMIYLYNYAGEPWKTQYWSREVMNRLYKPTPDGYCGDEDNGQTSAWYVFSAMGFYPVCPGTDEYVLGAPLFKKVTLQLENGKQLIINAPNNSETNKYVQELKWNNSTHTKNYINHFDVLKGGELNFEMSNQPNLQRGTSTSAYPYSYSTSK from the coding sequence ATGAAAATAAAGAGTTTAATTTTTTTAGGGTTATTACAATGCTGCGTTTTTGTAAATGCACAAGTTAAAACTTTAGATCCTGTAGAATATGTTAACCCATTAATGGGGACACAATCGTTGTCTAATCTTTCTAACGGAAACACCTATCCTGCGATTTGTAGGCCTTGGGGAATGAATTTCTGGACACCGCAAACAGGAAAAATGGGCGATGGATGGGCGTATGTTTATACAGCCGAAAAGATTAGAGGATTCAAACAAACACATCAGCCTTCCCCTTGGATGAATGATTACGGACAGTTTTCTATTATGCCAGTAACTGGAAAGTTAACTTTTACAGAAAACGAAAGAGGCAGTTGGTTTAGCCATAAAGCGGAGGTTTCTAAACCGTATTATTATAGTGTTTATCTAGCCGATTATGATGTTACAACAGAGATTACGGCTACAGAAAGAGCAGCGCATTTTCAGATTACATTCCCAGAAAATGAGCAATCGTCAATTGTAATTGACGCATTTGATAAAGGTTCTTATGTTAAAATAATTCCATCAGAGAATAAAATTATAGGATATACTACACGTAATAGCGGTGGAGTCCCGAATAATTTTAAAAACTATTTTGTACTGCAATTTGATAAACCATTTGAAACAAATTACACTTGGCATGATAAAGTTTTAGAAAAAGCTAAAATAGAGTTAAAAGGCAATCATGTAGGTGCAGTAGTAGGTTTTAAAACAAAAAGAGGAGAAAAAATAAATGTAAGAGTTGCTTCTTCATTTATTAGTTTAGAGCAGGCAGAATTGAATTTGAAGAATGAATTAGGAACAGCAACTTTTGATGAAACTGTAACTGAATCAAAACAAGAATGGAATAAAATTCTAGGAAAATTAATTGTAGACGGAGGTAGTGAAGAACAGTTAAAGACTTTTTATTCTTGTTTATACCGTACTGTTTGCTTTCCACAAAAGCAATATGAAATAGATGCTAAAGGAAAAATTATACATTATAGTCCTTATAATGGCAAAGTATTACCAGGGTATATGTATGCAGGAACAGGATTTTGGGACACTTTCCGTGCCTTATATCCTTTACTTAATTTAATGTATCCTTCTATAAATAAAGAAATGCAAGAAGGATTGATCAACGATTACAAAGAAGGTGGTTTTTTGCCTGAGTGGTCAAGTCCTGGGTTTAGAAATGTAATGGTTGGAAATAATTCGGCATCAGTAGTGTCTGATGCATATATAAAAGGATTGAGAGGATATGACATCAACAAATTGTATGAAGCTTTGTTACACGGTGCGAATAATGAAGGTCCAATGGATGCTGTGGGAAGAAAAGGAGTAGAATATTATAATACTTTAGGTTATGTTCCTTATGATGTAAGAATTAATGAGAATGCTGCTAGAACATTAGAATATGCATACGATGATTTTACTATTTGGAAGTTAGCAAAAGCTTTAAATCGTCCAGAAAAAGAAATCAGTTTATTCGAAAAACGAATGATGAATTATAAGAATCTTTATAATCCAGAAATTGGTTTGATGAGCGGTAGAAACAAAGACGGAAGCTTTCCTAAAAATTTTAATCCGTTTAAATGGGGTGATGCTTTTACCGAAGGAAATGCGTGGCATTACAGCTGGAGTGTTTTTCATGATATAAATGGTTTGATAGATTTAATGGGTGGTGAGAAAAAATTCACTGCTAAGTTAGATGCTGTTTTTACAACACCTCCAATTTTTGATGACAGTTATTACGGATCAGTTATTCATGAAATACGCGAAATGCAAATTATGAATATGGGGCAATATGCTCACGGAAATCAGCCTATTCAGCACATGATTTATTTATATAATTATGCGGGTGAGCCTTGGAAAACACAATATTGGTCAAGAGAAGTAATGAATCGTTTGTATAAACCAACTCCAGATGGTTATTGTGGAGATGAGGACAATGGGCAAACTTCGGCTTGGTATGTTTTCTCGGCAATGGGATTCTATCCAGTTTGTCCTGGAACAGACGAATATGTTCTTGGAGCACCATTATTTAAGAAAGTAACATTGCAGTTAGAAAATGGGAAACAGCTTATTATAAATGCACCAAACAATTCAGAAACCAACAAATATGTTCAGGAATTAAAATGGAACAACTCAACTCATACGAAAAATTATATTAACCATTTTGATGTGTTAAAAGGTGGTGAACTAAATTTTGAAATGAGCAACCAACCTAATTTACAAAGAGGAACTTCGACAAGTGCCTATCCATATTCTTATTCAACCTCAAAATAA
- a CDS encoding GH92 family glycosyl hydrolase codes for MITKYNKIVFSGIFALSIFFSQPAISQGKKTKGSNLDYTKYVDPLIGSAGHGHVFVGANVPFGAVQLGPVNVFEGWDWCSGYNYASNTILGFTHTHLSGTGIGDLNDILLLPVSGKVPLTKGTKEDMVTGYGSYFSHKNEVSKPGYYSVFLDKYKIKAELTTSERVGFHKYTFNSTTDSHVLLDLADGVGWDKPVKTFIKKINDNTLVGYRYSAGWATDQRIYFTMEFSEPIANMALYDNTTAVAGSEGEAVRMKAVLDFATLKNKQVLVKVGISPVSYENAAANIKAEIPHWDFNAVVKEATSKWNKELNKIQIKADDKTTKVFYTALYHTMFAPSIFSDVNGDYRGTDKKVYEKAGFTNYTTFSLWDTYRALHPLYTITQPDKINDIVKSFLAIYEQQGRLPVWHLMGNETNTMNGNHSIAVIVDAYMKGYRDYDVTLAYEAIKKTAMQTREGMDYVQKLEYIPADKLLESVGNALEYAIDDYCIALMAKALSKTDDYEYFSKRANLYKLYFDKETTFMRGKLTNGNWRTPFNPLSSAHRKDDYVEGNAWQYTWLVPQDPYGLIELFGSEDKFLAKLDSLFLITDKVEGEEISPDISGLIGQYAQGNEPNHHIPYLYAYAGQPWKTAKLIREIDEKFYSTKPDGLCGNEDLGQMSAWYIFSAMGFYSVNPANGIYVLGSPLVNSATIHHKEDISFTLKAIDNSKTNIYIQKAEYNGKPYTKSYITHDMIVKGGELKLYMGSKPSTTFGVSKADRPL; via the coding sequence ATGATTACAAAATATAACAAAATAGTTTTTAGCGGAATTTTCGCTTTAAGCATATTTTTTAGCCAACCTGCAATTTCGCAAGGAAAGAAAACAAAGGGAAGTAATTTAGATTATACAAAATATGTAGATCCATTGATAGGATCTGCAGGTCACGGACACGTATTTGTGGGTGCCAATGTTCCTTTTGGAGCAGTACAGTTAGGACCAGTAAATGTTTTTGAAGGTTGGGATTGGTGTAGTGGATATAATTATGCAAGTAATACCATATTAGGATTTACACATACGCATTTAAGTGGTACTGGAATTGGAGATTTAAATGATATCCTGTTATTGCCAGTATCGGGAAAAGTACCACTTACGAAAGGAACAAAAGAAGATATGGTAACAGGGTACGGTTCTTATTTCTCTCATAAAAATGAAGTAAGTAAACCGGGGTATTACAGTGTTTTTCTTGATAAATATAAAATTAAAGCGGAGTTAACTACTAGCGAAAGAGTTGGTTTTCATAAATACACATTTAATTCTACAACCGATTCACATGTGTTGTTAGACCTTGCTGATGGTGTGGGATGGGACAAACCAGTAAAAACGTTTATAAAAAAAATAAATGATAATACACTAGTAGGATATAGATATTCTGCAGGTTGGGCTACTGATCAACGTATTTATTTTACAATGGAATTTTCAGAACCAATTGCTAACATGGCGTTGTATGATAACACGACAGCAGTTGCAGGAAGCGAAGGTGAAGCAGTGAGAATGAAAGCTGTTTTGGATTTTGCAACGCTAAAGAACAAACAAGTCTTAGTAAAAGTGGGAATTTCTCCAGTAAGTTATGAAAATGCTGCAGCAAATATTAAAGCCGAAATTCCACATTGGGATTTTAATGCGGTAGTAAAAGAAGCGACTTCAAAATGGAATAAAGAATTAAATAAAATTCAAATAAAAGCAGACGATAAAACAACGAAAGTTTTTTATACAGCACTGTATCATACCATGTTTGCACCTTCAATCTTCAGTGATGTAAACGGAGATTATAGAGGAACAGACAAAAAAGTATATGAAAAAGCAGGTTTTACAAATTACACTACTTTTTCACTTTGGGATACTTACCGAGCATTACATCCTTTGTACACTATTACACAACCTGATAAAATCAATGATATTGTTAAATCATTTTTGGCAATCTATGAGCAACAAGGGCGATTACCAGTTTGGCATTTAATGGGGAATGAAACCAACACAATGAATGGAAATCACTCTATCGCTGTAATTGTAGATGCCTACATGAAAGGATATAGAGATTACGATGTAACATTGGCTTATGAAGCGATCAAAAAAACAGCAATGCAAACCCGTGAGGGAATGGATTATGTTCAAAAATTAGAATATATTCCTGCTGATAAATTGTTAGAGTCAGTTGGTAACGCTTTAGAATATGCTATTGATGATTATTGTATCGCATTAATGGCTAAAGCATTGAGCAAGACCGATGATTATGAGTATTTTTCAAAAAGAGCCAATTTGTACAAACTTTATTTTGATAAAGAAACAACATTCATGAGAGGGAAATTAACAAACGGAAATTGGAGAACTCCTTTCAATCCACTTTCATCTGCACATCGTAAAGATGATTATGTAGAAGGAAATGCATGGCAATATACTTGGCTGGTTCCTCAAGATCCTTATGGTTTAATAGAATTATTTGGAAGTGAAGATAAATTTTTAGCTAAGTTGGATTCATTATTTCTAATAACTGATAAGGTAGAAGGAGAAGAGATTTCTCCAGATATTAGTGGATTGATAGGGCAATATGCACAAGGTAATGAGCCAAATCACCACATTCCATATCTGTATGCATACGCAGGACAACCTTGGAAAACAGCAAAATTAATCCGTGAAATCGATGAGAAGTTTTATTCTACAAAACCAGATGGATTATGCGGAAACGAAGATTTAGGTCAAATGTCGGCTTGGTATATATTCTCAGCAATGGGATTCTATTCAGTAAATCCAGCAAATGGAATTTATGTTTTAGGAAGTCCATTGGTAAATAGTGCTACTATACATCATAAAGAAGATATTTCATTTACATTAAAAGCAATAGATAATAGTAAAACAAATATCTATATCCAGAAAGCAGAGTATAATGGGAAACCATATACAAAATCATATATTACACATGATATGATTGTAAAAGGAGGTGAATTAAAATTGTATATGGGAAGTAAGCCATCAACAACTTTTGGAGTAAGCAAAGCTGATAGACCACTTTAA